Proteins encoded in a region of the Salmo trutta chromosome 34, fSalTru1.1, whole genome shotgun sequence genome:
- the fam221a gene encoding protein FAM221A: MERISLDKTASKAVDDYLEYRRIVGEDDGGRLFSPEEYEEYKRTVFPQRLHNRLYVSFGVPGGIDCKLIGPETPCFCTHRYKQHQTDFEEVPSERPIALPCRVQGCRCLAFQYVHLNGSQPVRCRCKHSAYDHSETSEHLCGKCSSCSGFWSPYSCGCGQPSSAHRTLVETKAEREARGRPVGRDVPYAAMGGLTGFSSLADGYLRLDDSGAGAPHLCVLSSQQPRAFQEHVFEKASGPAAASGPAAASGPKEESSVTSVTRALSDLSTRDEEDMAYFERRYQERMKAEKMAVKQKASSSRGRPSTKPASLPSTKPTTSLCSKQPTKQPTKLEKRTNS; encoded by the exons ATGGAGAGAATATCTCTTGACAAGACTGCATCTAAGGCAGTGGACGACTATCTGGAGTACAGGAG GATCGTGGGTGAAGACGACGGCGGCAGACTATTCTCACCAGAGGAATATGAAGAGTACAAGAGAACAGTGTTTCCCCAGAGACTACACAACAGGCTGTATGTGAGCTTTGGAGTGCCAGGGGGAATAGACTGTAAACTCATCGGCCCAGAGACACCTTGCTTCTGCACACACAG GTACAAACAACATCAGACAGACTTTGAGGAGGTTCCTTCGGAGCGCCCGATAGCACTACCATGCCGGGTGCAAGGGTGTCGGTGTTTGGCCTTTCAGTATGTGCATCTGAACGGGTCGCAGCCTGTACGCTGCAGGTGCAAACACTCTGCCTACGACCACAGTGAGACCTCAGAACACCTCTGTGGGAAAT gcTCATCCTGCTCTGGGTTCTGGAGCCCCTACAGCTGTGGGTGTGGCCAGCCTAGCTCCGCCCACCGGACGCTGGTGGAGACGAAGGCAGAACGGGAGGCCCGGGGTCGTCCGGTGGGCAGAGACGTTCCATACGCAGCCATGGGGGGCCTGACAGGGTTCAGCTCCCTGGCTGACGGGTACCTGAGACTGGACGATAGCGGGGCAG GTGCCCCTCACCTGTGTGTTCTGTCGTCTCAACAACCAAGAGCTTTCCAGGAGCATGTGTTTGAGAAAGCCTCAGGACCAGCAGCAGCCTCAGGACCAGCAGCAGCCTCAGGACCTAAAG AGGAGAGTTCAGTGACGTCTGTGACCAGGGCTCTGTCTGACCTCAGCACCAGAGATGAAGAAGACATGGCGTACTTTGAGAGACGCTAccaggagagg ATGAAGGCTGAGAAAATGGCAGTCAAACAGAAGGCATCATCATCAAGAGGAAGACCATCCACCAAACCAGCCAGCCTACCATCCACCAAACCAACCACCTCCCTATGCAGTAAGCAACCTACCAAACAGCCTACCAAACTGGAGAAGAGGACGAACAGTTAG